From Deinococcus aquaticus, one genomic window encodes:
- the secD gene encoding protein translocase subunit SecD gives MTYSNNRNKNGRRPPPRRAAPSAGKPSLLTGLLLLLVLLASVAYIWRPWEHKDNLWSVWNDKFQFMTLGLDLKGGLRIELAPESGSATKEELERVKTVIENRVNALGVAEPTVTVAGGKRVVVEIPGATPAVQNRAREIIGQTARLEFRIVQANAQPDATLASEKPQTGGYTLAQLGPVEATGEVISDAQSATDPTSGRWVVTFQNTDKGANTFGEFTGKNVGKLMAVVLDDQIQSVATIQQRLFRDVQITGSFDAQEASQLALVLKSGALPIKIRTEAEKAIGPTLGADAIRSGATAALVGIALVFVMLFAYYGFWFGLVGALGLLFSSIVILGMLAGFGATLTLPGIAGLVLTIGAAVDGNVISFERIKEELYRGKGIKNSIRAGYDHSTAAILDVNASHLLSALALYNYSTGPVKGFAVTLMIGVVAATFSNLVFAKWFMEWLAQRRPNMSAPQWIKDTRIDFIRPAKFITTLSVLLALVGVGVLASKGMNYGVDFTSGTTVAIKTSSATTTEQVREAATGAGVEKINGQSTVVQRDVTPGVDGATYTIKVPELTTAEVQKLSGAITALPQGEVQSTETVGPAVGQELTQKTIYAVLLGMGLILVYVGFRFDFIMGMGSILAVVHDVAIVMGLYSLLGLEFSIASVAALLTLIGYSLNDSIIVSDRIRENIKEMRGRPYREIVNMSINQTLSRTIMTSISTMLPLLSLLIFGGPVLRDFSLVLLVGILIGTYSSIYIVAPLVVYFEEWNRRRKEGAQPAKA, from the coding sequence GTGACTTACAGCAACAATCGCAACAAGAATGGTCGGCGTCCGCCGCCGCGCCGCGCCGCGCCGTCCGCCGGTAAACCGAGCCTGCTCACTGGCCTGCTGCTGCTGCTGGTGCTGCTGGCCAGCGTGGCGTACATCTGGCGTCCCTGGGAGCACAAGGACAACCTGTGGAGCGTCTGGAATGACAAGTTCCAGTTCATGACGCTGGGCCTGGACCTCAAGGGGGGCCTGCGGATTGAGCTGGCCCCCGAGTCGGGGTCGGCCACCAAGGAAGAACTGGAGCGCGTGAAGACCGTCATCGAGAACCGCGTGAACGCGCTGGGCGTGGCCGAGCCGACCGTGACGGTCGCGGGCGGCAAGCGCGTGGTCGTGGAGATTCCGGGTGCGACGCCCGCCGTGCAGAACCGCGCGCGTGAAATCATCGGGCAGACGGCCCGCCTGGAGTTCCGGATCGTGCAGGCCAACGCGCAGCCGGACGCCACGCTGGCCAGCGAGAAACCGCAGACCGGCGGCTACACCCTGGCGCAGCTGGGGCCGGTCGAGGCGACGGGCGAGGTCATCTCGGACGCACAGAGTGCCACGGACCCCACGTCCGGGCGCTGGGTGGTCACCTTCCAGAACACGGACAAGGGCGCGAACACCTTCGGGGAGTTCACCGGGAAGAACGTCGGGAAGCTGATGGCCGTGGTGCTGGACGATCAGATTCAGAGCGTGGCGACCATTCAGCAGCGTCTGTTCCGTGACGTGCAGATCACGGGCAGCTTCGACGCGCAGGAAGCGAGTCAGCTGGCGCTGGTCCTGAAGTCAGGGGCGCTGCCCATCAAGATCAGGACGGAAGCCGAGAAGGCCATCGGGCCGACGCTGGGGGCCGACGCGATCCGCAGCGGCGCCACCGCGGCCCTGGTAGGGATCGCGCTGGTGTTCGTGATGCTGTTCGCGTACTACGGCTTCTGGTTCGGGCTGGTGGGGGCGCTGGGTCTGCTGTTCTCCAGCATCGTGATCCTGGGCATGCTGGCGGGCTTCGGGGCCACGCTGACGCTGCCCGGCATCGCTGGCCTGGTGCTGACCATCGGCGCGGCCGTGGACGGCAACGTGATTTCCTTCGAGCGCATCAAGGAAGAACTGTACCGGGGCAAGGGCATTAAGAACTCGATCCGCGCCGGGTACGATCACTCGACGGCCGCGATTCTGGACGTGAACGCCTCGCACCTGCTGTCGGCGCTGGCGCTGTACAACTACTCGACGGGTCCGGTGAAGGGCTTCGCGGTGACGCTGATGATCGGCGTGGTCGCGGCGACCTTCTCGAACCTGGTGTTCGCGAAGTGGTTCATGGAGTGGCTCGCGCAGCGCAGGCCTAACATGAGTGCGCCGCAGTGGATCAAGGACACGCGGATCGATTTCATCCGTCCGGCGAAGTTCATCACGACGCTCAGCGTGCTGCTGGCGCTGGTGGGTGTGGGCGTCCTGGCGAGCAAGGGCATGAATTACGGCGTGGACTTCACGTCCGGCACGACGGTCGCCATCAAGACGTCGTCGGCCACGACGACCGAGCAGGTGCGGGAGGCCGCGACCGGGGCGGGCGTGGAGAAGATCAACGGGCAGAGCACCGTGGTACAGCGTGACGTGACGCCCGGCGTGGACGGCGCGACGTACACCATCAAGGTGCCGGAACTGACGACCGCCGAGGTGCAGAAGCTGTCCGGGGCGATCACAGCGCTGCCGCAGGGCGAGGTGCAGTCCACCGAGACGGTGGGGCCGGCCGTGGGTCAGGAGTTGACGCAGAAGACCATCTACGCCGTGCTGCTGGGCATGGGACTCATTCTGGTGTACGTGGGCTTCCGCTTCGACTTCATCATGGGGATGGGCAGCATCCTGGCGGTCGTGCACGACGTGGCGATCGTGATGGGTCTGTACTCGCTGCTGGGCCTGGAATTCTCGATCGCCAGCGTGGCGGCGCTGCTGACATTGATCGGGTACTCGCTGAACGACTCAATCATCGTGTCCGACCGTATCCGGGAGAACATCAAGGAGATGCGTGGCCGGCCGTACCGTGAGATCGTGAACATGTCGATCAACCAGACGCTGTCGCGCACGATCATGACGTCGATCAGTACGATGCTGCCGCTGCTGAGCCTGCTGATCTTCGGCGGGCCGGTGCTGCGGGACTTCAGTCTGGTGCTGCTGGTGGGCATCCTGATCGGGACGTACTCCAGCATCTATATCGTGGCGCCGCTGGTGGTGTACTTCGAGGAGTGGAACCGCCGCCGCAAGGAAGGCGCGCAGCCCGCGAAAGCCTGA